The Streptococcus oralis region CATTTTTTGGACTTCATCAGCCGATTTGATGAGGCGCATGCGTTGGATGCGAGGAGTGAGGTTTTCAAACTCAGCAGTTTCAAAGACTGTTTTCAAACCATGGTATTTTGTCAAAATGAGATTGTCAAACTCAACAGCGACACGTTTGAAGTCGTGTTGAGGCAAAGCATTTATGATTTTTTGCCATGGATTTTCAGAATCCACATAGCCCACAACTGGGAAGGAAACGGTGCTACTTGCACGCTCTACTTCAAGAGCTGGAACAAAAAGGAGGGGTTCTTGATCCGCTAGAACAAAGAGGAACATTTGGCGTTCATGGGGATCACTGTAAAAGCCAGTGAGGTAATTAATAGTGACGGGGTCAGATACGACAGCGACGTCTAGTTTTTCTGATTCAAGATATGTTACGATTTGTTGTAATTTAGACATATGCTACCTTCTTTCTACCCCTCTATTTTGGCAAAAAATGAGAGAAAATGCAAGGGAGAAGGGTAAAAGAACAGGTAAAAAGAACTCCGACAAGATAGGGGAGTTCTTTTATCTAATTTTCCTTAGTTTAAGAAAAGTCTGCCTTGCTTTTCACGTCGCTGTATTCTTCAGCGATTTCTTGACTGAGAATGTCTTCATAGGCAGGGAGTTGGATATCCTGACCGTATTTTTTCTTGAGGGCAGTAGTGACTAGGCGATAAGCTAGATTGGCATTACGAGAGAGGATAGGTCCGTGGAAGTAGGAACCAAAGACATTCTTATAATGAACCCCTTCGCCGACCTTTTCCTCGTTGTTTCCATTTCCATAGACAACCTGTCCCAGCGGTTTTTGGTCATCAGAAAGGAAGGTACGTCCCTGGTGATTTTCAAATCCATAGTAGGTTTCATCGAATTCTTCATTATGGATCTTGATGTCACCGATAAAGCGGTTATTAGTCTGGTTGAGGGTGTAGTGACCCATGACACCGAGCCCTTCGATGCGTTTACCTGAAGCCTCAACATAATATTGGCCCAATAGTTGGAAACCACCACAGATAGCTAGAACCACTCCGTCGTTTTGGATGTAGTTGTCAATGCTCTCTTTTTTAGCAGGAAGATCGCCAGCAATGATGCTTTGTTCAAAATCTTGACCGCCACCGAAAAAGGCGATGTCGTAGTGGTTTTCATCAAAGTCATCATGGAGAGAAACGATGTCAACTGTCACATGAGCCCCCAGTTTTTCAGCCACATACTTGAGCATGAGGATGTTGCCGTTGTCCCCGTAGGTATTCATGAGGTTTCCATAGAGGTGGGCGATGTTGAGCTGATAAGCGTAGTTGCCAGCTTTTGAGGAAAGTGAAGTATAAACCATTAGTTCATCTCCTTTCTAACAATCTGACGACTAGCCAGCAGTTCACGGAATTCTAGCATAGCAGTATAGGTAGCCAGGATATAGGCATGCTTACAATCTTGGTTCTCAATGGTCTTGAGAACTTGTTCCAGATTGCTTGTTTCAGTGATTTTCTCAGCTGGATAGCCTGTCACTCGTAGACGACGCGCGATTTCAGAATGACGAACACCACCAGCGTTGATTTCAGGAATGTCCATGTCAGCAATTTGTTCAAAGTCAGCATCCCAGATCCAGCTAGTGTCAATCCCATCAGCATAGTTGGCGTTGAGAAGGACAGATAGGCTAAATGGATAAGGCGCTAGTTTGATCATCTCGATAGCCTGAGTTGCACCGACTGGATTTTTAATCAAGACAAGGGTGCATTCCTTATCACCGATATGGAAGGTCTCCTGACGTCCAAAGACAGCGCGACTCTTGTCGAATCCCTGCTTGATGAGTTGTGAATCGGCACCGAGGAAACGGGCAATAGCGACCGCAGCAAGGGCGTTGTAGATATTGTAGAGCCCACCGATTTGGATTCCGTATTCTTGTCCGTCAATGACAAAGCGAGAGCGATTGTTAGTCAATTCAACCAATTCTGTCAGACGGTAGTCCAAGTCAGGACGTTTGCAGCCACAATTTTCACAGATATAGGCACCCAAGTTGGCATAGGTATTGTGCTCATATTTGAGAATGCCTTGACAGTCAGGACAGAGGATTCCTTCGGTATTGTAGTGAGCTAGTTTGGCTGGTCCTTTTTCCAAGTCAAAACCAAAATACTGAACTGGATTTGGAATAGCTGGCTTGTAGAAAAGTGGACTGTCACCATTGAGGAGAACAGTAGCAGTAGGCACCTTACGAATGGCATCCAAAATCATGTTATAAGTTGTGTAAATTTCACCGTAGCGGTCCATCTGGTCACGGAAAATGTTAGTGATGACAAAAAGGCTAGGATGGATGTAGTCACAGATACGAGATAGGCTGGCCTCGTCAATTTCGAGGACGGCAATGTTTTTCCCAGTTTTAGACGATTTGGCAGTCAAGAAGGTTGTCGCAATTCCTGTAATCATATTGGCACCACTTGGGTTAGTAAGAACCTGACCATAAACTTCTTTTAAAATGCCGACAGTGAGGGCAGTTGTCAGGGTTTTCCCGTTGGTTCCAGTGACCACGACAATCTCGTAGTTCTTAGCTAAATTTTGTAAAATATCTTTATCAAATTGAAGGGCGAGTTTTCCTGGGAGCGTGCTTCCACGGCCAAGACGGCTCAATATGAAGTGAGAAGAACGCCCAGCAAGGAGGCCCAAAGTAGTTTTTAATTTCATGTTTCTATTATATCATAAAAGAGGGAAAAGACAGATTTGAGATTTCGCAGAAACAAAAACAGCCCAAAGAGGGCTGTTGGCTAACAAATCAGTCTCAACTTAAATCGCAAACAAGTCATTCAAGTTCTCAGCCAAGGTTGGGTGAGTGAAGATTTGTTTTGTGAAGTAAGTGTAAGGGATCTTGTTGTCCATAGCAACAGTGATGATGTTGATGATTTCTTGAGAACCTTCTGAGAAGATACTTGCTCCAAGAATTTCTTTTGTTTCAGTATTGACAACTGCTTTGAAGGCACCGCGAAGATCTCCATTTACGTGACCACGAGGCATTGCTGCAACTGGGATTTCCTTCACTGCGTATGGAAGTTTCAAATCAGCTGCTTGGCTTTCAGTCAAACCAACTTGTGAAAGTGCAGGTGTGATGAACATAGTGTTTGGCACATTGAGACGGTCTTCAAGTGTGTAGCTGCCATCTCCAGCAAGGTAGCTGTAGACAACACGGAAGTCATCAAGTGAGATGTAGGTAAATTGAGGTCCACCATTGACGTCTCCAACTGCAAAGACACCAGGAACGTTTGTTTGACAATGTTTGTCTACTTTGATAGCACCACGTTCAGTAAGTTCGATATCTGTATTTTCAAGTTGAAGTGGTTCGACGTTTGGTTTACGTCCAGTTGCGTAGAGAAGGGCATCGAAACGGTAAGTTTCGTTTTCAGTTACGACAAGAACTTGGTCTCCGTCGTTTTTGATTTCAGTAGTACGGATGTTTTGAAGCAATTCAATACCGTCTTCTTCCATGTATTGTTTAGCAAGAGCTGCGATAGAAGGTTCTGCACGAGGTAGGAAAGTATCCAAGGCATCTAGGACTGTTACCTTGCTTCCAAGTTTGTTGTAAAGACCTGCAAATTCAAGACCGATATTTCCACCACCAAGGACACCAAGTTTTTCAGGCAATTTGTCTAAGTTTTGAATACCAGTCGAGTCAAAGACATTCTTACTTGTAGCAAGTCCAGGGATTGGCAAGACGTTTGAAACAGCACCAGTGTTGATAACGATAGTTTCAGCAGTCAGTTCTTGTTTTTCATCACCAGCTTGGATTTCGATGACTTTGTTTGAAAGGAAGTGAGCTTCCGCATCAAAGATATCCACACCTGTACCCGCAACAGTCGCATAGTTTTTACCATTGAGGCGACTAGTGATAGTATTTTTGGTAGCAATGACTTCTTCAAAAGACAAATCTTTCTCAGCAGCAACTAGCAAGGTTTTAGTTGGAATACATCCGATGTTGATACAAGTTCCACCGTACATAGCTTTGCTACGTTCAACGAGGGCAACTTTTTTGCCAGCTGAAGCTAATTTACCAGCTAGTGTTTTCCCAGCTTTACCAAATCCAATAACGATTAAATCATATGTTAACATTTATAGTCCTCCTATTCGATTTTCATTCTAGCATAAGAAAACACTTTTTGCACAAATCTGCTACGAAAAAGACAGAAAAAGATAAAAACGCTTTCCAGACAAAAAACTAGTAATTTTTTGACAAGGTTGATAAACTAAAATCCTATCTATTTTTATATAAAATAGAATAAATGTTCGAAAATAGGAGGTTTTATGAAATCGAATCGTTATATTATTGCCTTTGCTGGGGTCATTTTACACTTAATGCTGGGTTCGACTTATGCTTGGAGTGTTTATCGCAACCCTATTATTGAAAAAACGGGATGGGATCAGGCTTCTGTTGCCTTTGCCTTTAGTCTAGCAATTTTTTGTTTGGGATTATCGGCTGCATTTATGGGGCGTTTGGTAGAAAAATTTGGTCCGAGAGTCATGGGGAGTCTATCTGCTTTTCTATACGCAGGTGGAAATATCTTAACAGGATTTGCAATAGACCGTCAGGAGCTGTGGTTATTGTATCTCGCTTATGGTATTTTAGGTGGACTTGGTTTGGGAGCAGGCT contains the following coding sequences:
- the gatD gene encoding lipid II isoglutaminyl synthase subunit GatD, with amino-acid sequence MVYTSLSSKAGNYAYQLNIAHLYGNLMNTYGDNGNILMLKYVAEKLGAHVTVDIVSLHDDFDENHYDIAFFGGGQDFEQSIIAGDLPAKKESIDNYIQNDGVVLAICGGFQLLGQYYVEASGKRIEGLGVMGHYTLNQTNNRFIGDIKIHNEEFDETYYGFENHQGRTFLSDDQKPLGQVVYGNGNNEEKVGEGVHYKNVFGSYFHGPILSRNANLAYRLVTTALKKKYGQDIQLPAYEDILSQEIAEEYSDVKSKADFS
- the murT gene encoding lipid II isoglutaminyl synthase subunit MurT; the protein is MKLKTTLGLLAGRSSHFILSRLGRGSTLPGKLALQFDKDILQNLAKNYEIVVVTGTNGKTLTTALTVGILKEVYGQVLTNPSGANMITGIATTFLTAKSSKTGKNIAVLEIDEASLSRICDYIHPSLFVITNIFRDQMDRYGEIYTTYNMILDAIRKVPTATVLLNGDSPLFYKPAIPNPVQYFGFDLEKGPAKLAHYNTEGILCPDCQGILKYEHNTYANLGAYICENCGCKRPDLDYRLTELVELTNNRSRFVIDGQEYGIQIGGLYNIYNALAAVAIARFLGADSQLIKQGFDKSRAVFGRQETFHIGDKECTLVLIKNPVGATQAIEMIKLAPYPFSLSVLLNANYADGIDTSWIWDADFEQIADMDIPEINAGGVRHSEIARRLRVTGYPAEKITETSNLEQVLKTIENQDCKHAYILATYTAMLEFRELLASRQIVRKEMN
- a CDS encoding FAD-containing oxidoreductase — protein: MLTYDLIVIGFGKAGKTLAGKLASAGKKVALVERSKAMYGGTCINIGCIPTKTLLVAAEKDLSFEEVIATKNTITSRLNGKNYATVAGTGVDIFDAEAHFLSNKVIEIQAGDEKQELTAETIVINTGAVSNVLPIPGLATSKNVFDSTGIQNLDKLPEKLGVLGGGNIGLEFAGLYNKLGSKVTVLDALDTFLPRAEPSIAALAKQYMEEDGIELLQNIRTTEIKNDGDQVLVVTENETYRFDALLYATGRKPNVEPLQLENTDIELTERGAIKVDKHCQTNVPGVFAVGDVNGGPQFTYISLDDFRVVYSYLAGDGSYTLEDRLNVPNTMFITPALSQVGLTESQAADLKLPYAVKEIPVAAMPRGHVNGDLRGAFKAVVNTETKEILGASIFSEGSQEIINIITVAMDNKIPYTYFTKQIFTHPTLAENLNDLFAI